The following coding sequences are from one Rhodobiaceae bacterium window:
- the traG gene encoding conjugal transfer protein TraG — MSKGAKSLLAALGIFIFAFLFSNIIPSFTKPLIQLSFVSCLGYGLYRVSKDKYTASMAARTDEPKVTNPTLLEAARAEGEKIKAAQQHSVTPENDDRAKRCSEILSLMDDEAAIAVFNAGAVMTDEEHKNFKKTVDRETSEPHKFQGIDAQALGNAAGHIIGREIGNFARNLSTGRYPNDVSFSSAVGSISESNRQFLRIGSILMKHEILEQEWLESALASVIFTSGNQSVHEIKNNAERWTIAFKVLLETLGNCLVNEDHLQQEMVSITAQIQREQPHSKVGQELAKLADGGAAWLNGADIPNSIYNPILGNGLFLGELEDGTRLNYDGEGSLFTIAPPGAGKSRCQVIPNLLVYDGPAIVLDIKGECYEDTAGHRSQRYGKVIRFAPHDKETSARYNPLEFVRSDPEHIASDARKMADMLIVSDGRTKDPYWQNKGRDFLTAYIAFIALLPESDPERTMQSVMDMMSPTEDMLTNAVDELRKTGIKYLGRIANQITTMPEKQRESAMDVAREQLSAWDLGDLDSVTTHCDWKPEDFRSSSSPTTLYLCVLPEDIDRFASVLRVIIGQHLEYFMKEIPEKAERPIVFFLDEVPQLGNFEPLPKAASLGRQYGLQLWLFAQNRDQIEKAYKSADTILGNAVVQCWMNCDEDSAAKLERNLGTSRGLLDGKTKPLVQSHELRGPEYDDKIIVVGRGQKPAKLTKRMVFDDPELSGLVGLDFNSGSGSAVVEEAIPSPSAVDEIPETAVEPDIGQPVETSQPR, encoded by the coding sequence ATGTCAAAAGGTGCAAAATCTCTACTAGCGGCTCTCGGCATATTCATCTTTGCCTTTCTGTTCTCCAATATCATCCCGAGTTTCACAAAACCGCTGATCCAATTGTCTTTTGTCAGCTGTCTCGGGTACGGCCTTTACAGGGTCAGCAAAGATAAATACACCGCTTCCATGGCAGCCAGGACCGATGAGCCGAAAGTTACAAATCCAACCCTTCTCGAAGCCGCTCGTGCCGAAGGCGAAAAGATAAAGGCCGCACAGCAACACTCAGTCACGCCAGAAAATGACGATAGGGCCAAACGCTGTTCAGAGATCCTCTCTCTGATGGATGATGAGGCAGCGATTGCCGTGTTTAATGCGGGGGCCGTCATGACGGATGAAGAGCATAAGAACTTCAAAAAGACCGTCGATCGAGAGACCAGCGAACCGCACAAGTTTCAGGGAATAGATGCCCAGGCGCTGGGCAACGCCGCTGGTCACATTATCGGAAGGGAGATCGGTAATTTCGCCCGGAACCTCTCAACCGGACGCTATCCAAACGATGTGTCCTTTAGCTCCGCAGTTGGCAGCATCTCTGAGTCCAACCGCCAATTTCTGAGGATTGGAAGCATCTTGATGAAACACGAGATTCTTGAACAGGAATGGTTAGAAAGCGCCCTTGCTAGCGTGATCTTCACGAGCGGGAACCAGTCGGTACATGAAATCAAAAACAATGCGGAACGTTGGACAATTGCGTTCAAGGTGTTGTTAGAAACACTGGGAAACTGCCTAGTGAATGAGGACCATCTCCAGCAAGAGATGGTTAGCATCACTGCTCAAATTCAAAGAGAGCAGCCACACTCCAAAGTTGGGCAGGAATTGGCGAAGCTGGCGGATGGGGGCGCCGCCTGGCTCAACGGTGCCGACATTCCAAACAGCATCTACAATCCGATCTTGGGAAATGGCCTCTTCTTGGGTGAACTGGAAGACGGAACCCGGCTGAACTACGATGGTGAAGGGTCCCTCTTCACCATTGCTCCTCCCGGTGCAGGCAAAAGCCGTTGTCAGGTCATCCCAAACTTACTGGTCTACGATGGTCCCGCGATCGTGCTCGATATCAAGGGCGAGTGCTACGAAGATACAGCCGGACATCGCTCGCAACGATATGGCAAAGTCATTCGCTTTGCCCCTCACGATAAAGAAACGTCGGCCCGGTATAACCCGCTTGAGTTCGTAAGAAGTGACCCGGAGCACATCGCATCGGATGCCCGCAAAATGGCAGACATGCTGATCGTCTCAGATGGAAGAACAAAAGACCCTTACTGGCAAAATAAAGGCCGAGATTTTCTAACAGCCTATATTGCCTTTATCGCACTCCTTCCCGAAAGTGATCCAGAGCGTACGATGCAGTCGGTCATGGATATGATGTCACCAACTGAGGACATGCTCACAAACGCTGTCGATGAGCTACGAAAAACCGGGATCAAATATCTTGGTCGGATCGCAAACCAGATTACGACCATGCCGGAGAAACAGCGGGAATCTGCGATGGACGTCGCAAGAGAACAGCTTAGTGCGTGGGATTTGGGCGACCTGGACAGTGTAACAACCCATTGTGATTGGAAGCCGGAGGACTTTAGAAGCTCAAGCAGCCCAACAACACTTTACCTCTGTGTTCTACCTGAAGACATTGACCGCTTTGCATCTGTGCTGCGGGTAATCATTGGTCAGCACCTTGAGTACTTCATGAAGGAGATACCTGAAAAAGCAGAACGACCCATTGTCTTCTTCCTCGATGAAGTGCCACAGCTTGGTAACTTCGAACCACTTCCCAAAGCTGCGTCTCTTGGACGGCAGTATGGACTACAACTCTGGCTGTTCGCACAAAACCGCGACCAGATAGAGAAAGCATACAAAAGCGCCGACACAATACTTGGCAACGCCGTCGTGCAATGCTGGATGAATTGCGATGAAGATTCAGCAGCTAAGCTTGAAAGAAACCTTGGCACCTCACGAGGCCTTCTGGATGGCAAGACAAAACCCCTTGTCCAATCACACGAGCTGCGGGGGCCAGAATATGATGACAAGATAATTGTCGTTGGCCGGGGTCAAAAGCCCGCCAAGCTCACTAAGCGCATGGTGTTTGATGATCCTGAGCTTAGCGGGCTTGTCGGACTTGATTTCAACTCAGGTAGTGGTAGTGCTGTCGTCGAGGAAGCGATCCCTTCCCCTTCTGCCGTCGACGAGATACCGGAGACAGCGGTTGAGCCTGACATTGGACAGCCAGTTGAAACCAGTCAGCCCAGGTGA
- a CDS encoding bacterial regulatory protein, tetR family gives MSRLGTGLLQEDWLHAGQDILRVEGVDGVSVKSLTDRLGVTKGSFYHHFRGLDDFLTDLANYFSGDHLSLIFDHAREEAKGDPIVELEAIRRIIEADDGYRLMSAMRAWAKSNEVAAQSIQKLDDVSRKNLVRIFKDMGFAPQDAKVRAFMVHALGVTDVDRTFPGLSYEKLQKSVLDILIS, from the coding sequence ATGAGCAGATTGGGTACGGGACTATTACAGGAAGACTGGCTTCATGCCGGTCAGGACATCCTGCGGGTCGAAGGGGTCGATGGTGTCAGCGTAAAGTCACTGACCGACCGGCTGGGCGTTACCAAGGGGAGCTTTTATCACCATTTCAGGGGCCTTGATGACTTCCTGACCGATCTGGCGAATTACTTTTCCGGCGACCATCTTAGTCTGATCTTTGATCACGCCCGGGAAGAAGCCAAAGGTGACCCGATTGTTGAGCTTGAAGCCATAAGAAGAATCATTGAAGCTGACGATGGGTATCGGCTGATGTCCGCGATGCGGGCCTGGGCGAAAAGCAATGAAGTTGCTGCACAATCAATCCAGAAGCTGGATGACGTCTCGCGCAAAAACCTTGTGCGAATTTTCAAGGATATGGGGTTCGCACCGCAAGATGCCAAAGTGAGGGCGTTCATGGTTCATGCGTTGGGCGTTACCGATGTAGATAGAACCTTCCCGGGGCTCTCATATGAAAAGCTTCAGAAAAGTGTGTTGGACATTCTAATTTCTTGA
- the menH gene encoding 2-succinyl-6-hydroxy-2,4-cyclohexadiene-1-carboxylate synthase, with product MRTETHILNELHAIRYVPDSAEYALVISHGLGGYGGIYDVFCEHHAAKGVDIWSYDAPGHGRSTMNRARGTWTMEEWAQASRDWAAHVKQKTGLPVFLLGSSLGAAAAISAIDEDAVDGVIIMGSAAVPGSALVRAATEDWRNPAVNKIIESLGRAVRLDIDIMFNFDEDYGYKGASEQKKSDPLNTWSYDLASWASFLQYDPPQPLSDNTKPVLFTAGTDDPNFPPGTVEAIASEVGGPVSVEIFDGAHHQLMLFETDKFSTCTDQFCRANIQSAES from the coding sequence ATGAGGACAGAAACACACATACTGAATGAACTACACGCGATCCGGTATGTGCCGGATAGCGCGGAATACGCCCTCGTCATTTCCCACGGCCTCGGCGGCTATGGCGGTATCTACGATGTCTTCTGTGAACACCACGCTGCCAAAGGCGTCGACATATGGTCTTACGACGCGCCGGGCCATGGCCGTTCCACCATGAACCGCGCCAGAGGCACCTGGACGATGGAAGAATGGGCACAAGCCAGCCGGGACTGGGCAGCTCATGTGAAACAGAAAACAGGTCTCCCCGTCTTTCTTCTTGGATCGAGCCTGGGGGCCGCGGCAGCAATTTCGGCGATCGACGAGGACGCCGTAGACGGTGTCATCATCATGGGCTCCGCCGCCGTCCCTGGCAGCGCACTGGTTAGAGCGGCAACAGAAGATTGGCGTAACCCTGCGGTCAACAAAATCATCGAAAGCCTCGGACGCGCGGTCAGGCTGGACATCGACATCATGTTCAATTTTGACGAGGACTATGGATATAAAGGCGCCTCTGAACAAAAGAAGTCAGACCCGCTCAACACCTGGTCATATGACCTCGCCTCCTGGGCGTCTTTTCTTCAATACGACCCCCCTCAACCCCTCAGCGACAACACCAAGCCGGTCCTGTTCACGGCAGGTACTGATGATCCCAATTTCCCGCCCGGCACCGTCGAAGCGATTGCAAGCGAAGTCGGCGGCCCGGTGAGCGTTGAAATATTCGACGGCGCGCATCATCAGCTAATGCTGTTTGAAACCGATAAATTCTCAACATGCACCGACCAATTTTGTCGTGCCAACATCCAATCCGCGGAGTCCTGA
- a CDS encoding fosfomycin resistance protein FosB produces MSKLNSVHHIAISTGDMKKQIAFFSDVLGMELMALYWMHGAENAWHGFMKLGEESFAFVYVPKNEEIESTTGVTHAGNGAGGSAPGTMQHIAFNVATRDDLLHMRDRIRSRGVNVLGPVLHGLCQSIYFAGPEGLVLEVSTSEGATAPLDTNGTWIDMEVVELAGISSDELKQYMNPAPYEGEDGGVAQPAYDETKPHMDYPREVYDLILATPDEAIIAQSAEFTDPPADSFKSR; encoded by the coding sequence ATGTCCAAACTCAATTCGGTTCATCACATTGCGATTTCCACAGGCGATATGAAAAAGCAAATCGCTTTCTTCAGCGATGTCTTGGGCATGGAACTCATGGCCCTCTACTGGATGCATGGTGCCGAGAATGCATGGCACGGATTTATGAAGTTGGGCGAGGAGTCCTTTGCCTTCGTTTATGTTCCAAAAAACGAAGAGATAGAATCGACCACTGGCGTCACCCATGCAGGCAATGGCGCAGGAGGTTCTGCCCCCGGCACGATGCAGCACATCGCGTTCAATGTGGCGACACGAGACGACCTCCTCCACATGCGCGACCGGATACGCTCCCGCGGCGTCAACGTTCTCGGCCCTGTGCTTCACGGCCTTTGCCAGTCCATCTATTTCGCCGGCCCCGAGGGGCTGGTCCTGGAAGTAAGCACATCCGAAGGTGCAACAGCTCCGCTTGATACAAATGGTACATGGATTGACATGGAAGTCGTCGAGCTTGCGGGCATCTCTTCTGACGAACTCAAGCAATATATGAACCCTGCGCCATACGAAGGCGAAGACGGCGGGGTTGCCCAGCCGGCCTATGACGAGACAAAGCCTCATATGGACTACCCAAGAGAGGTCTATGACTTGATACTTGCGACACCCGATGAGGCCATCATCGCGCAGTCTGCGGAGTTCACAGATCCACCGGCAGACAGTTTCAAGTCCCGCTGA
- the acsA gene encoding acetyl-coenzyme A synthetase: MKRLLMEDYVTTKEAFEWRLPDTFNFGGEVVDYWAEDKDRLALIWLNDKGEEKRFTFDDIKKRSNQLANLLTERGIGKGDRVIVMLPRLPEWQIATVACHKVGAVPIPCVTMLTEKDLSYRADHSGARAVITTADNTHKFGDTFAAQISVGEAPGWIDFAQGCDSFSEEFVPVKMAACDPAVLYYTSGSTGMPKGVLHAARGLFVWRVSAWYWLTLTQNDLMWCTADTGWSKAGTSILYGPWSCGSAVLFYDGAFDPRMRINLLEKYRVSVFCGAATELRQLAELDFEELDLSSLRLTVSAGEAVNPEIVRSWKEKTGSDLLDGYGQTETLMTIVNYPCMPVKPGSMGKPLPGTEAAILDEDGNLLGPEEVGRLVIDADNPQIMLEYSGDPEKTAANYLMADGKRWYVTGDTARMDADGYIFYEGRDDDVINSSGYRIGPVEVESVVMEHDAVLECAAVASPDPTRGETVKAFIVLKEGVTGDEKLAKELQDFTKSQTAPYKYPRKIEFVTSLPKTVTGKIQRRILKAREFGNE; encoded by the coding sequence ATGAAACGTCTTCTCATGGAAGATTACGTGACAACAAAAGAGGCGTTTGAATGGCGCCTTCCCGACACGTTCAATTTCGGGGGCGAGGTTGTGGATTACTGGGCCGAGGACAAGGACCGCCTCGCCCTGATCTGGCTGAACGACAAGGGAGAAGAAAAACGCTTCACCTTTGACGACATCAAGAAGCGAAGCAATCAGCTCGCCAACCTTCTAACAGAGCGGGGCATCGGCAAAGGAGACCGCGTCATTGTCATGCTTCCGCGGCTCCCAGAGTGGCAAATCGCGACTGTTGCTTGCCACAAGGTTGGCGCCGTTCCCATCCCTTGTGTGACCATGCTGACCGAGAAGGATTTGTCCTATAGAGCGGACCACTCTGGCGCACGAGCGGTCATCACGACAGCGGATAATACCCATAAGTTCGGCGACACATTTGCCGCTCAGATTAGTGTCGGAGAAGCACCTGGTTGGATCGACTTTGCGCAGGGGTGTGACAGCTTTAGCGAAGAATTCGTCCCGGTGAAAATGGCAGCCTGCGACCCCGCCGTGCTCTACTACACGTCCGGGTCTACAGGAATGCCGAAGGGCGTGCTGCACGCGGCCCGTGGCCTCTTCGTCTGGCGGGTCTCCGCCTGGTACTGGCTGACGCTTACCCAAAATGACCTGATGTGGTGTACCGCCGACACCGGCTGGAGCAAAGCAGGTACGAGCATTCTCTATGGGCCCTGGAGTTGCGGCAGCGCGGTTCTTTTCTACGATGGCGCCTTTGACCCTCGGATGCGGATCAACCTTCTGGAGAAGTATCGCGTCAGTGTCTTTTGCGGTGCAGCCACCGAGCTCCGGCAACTTGCAGAACTCGACTTTGAAGAACTGGACCTTTCATCTCTCCGCCTGACCGTCTCCGCAGGCGAAGCCGTCAACCCTGAGATCGTCCGGTCCTGGAAGGAAAAAACCGGTTCCGACCTGCTCGATGGCTATGGGCAGACCGAGACCCTGATGACTATCGTCAATTATCCCTGCATGCCGGTAAAACCGGGGTCCATGGGGAAGCCCCTTCCCGGCACCGAGGCCGCCATTCTGGATGAAGACGGCAACCTCCTGGGGCCGGAGGAAGTGGGCCGCCTGGTCATTGACGCAGACAATCCGCAAATCATGCTGGAATATAGCGGTGATCCTGAAAAGACCGCCGCTAACTATCTGATGGCAGATGGCAAGCGTTGGTACGTCACCGGCGACACCGCGCGCATGGATGCGGACGGATACATTTTTTACGAAGGTCGCGATGACGACGTCATCAACTCTTCCGGTTATCGCATCGGACCGGTTGAAGTTGAAAGCGTTGTCATGGAACACGATGCGGTTCTTGAATGCGCCGCAGTCGCAAGCCCCGACCCCACCCGTGGTGAAACCGTCAAGGCCTTCATCGTGCTGAAGGAAGGTGTCACCGGCGACGAGAAGTTGGCGAAGGAGTTGCAAGACTTCACCAAGAGCCAGACCGCGCCTTACAAATATCCGCGCAAGATCGAGTTTGTGACATCCCTTCCCAAAACGGTGACCGGGAAGATTCAAAGACGCATTCTGAAGGCCCGGGAGTTTGGAAACGAATGA
- the fucO gene encoding lactaldehyde reductase: protein MSPMQVGTYDFLNQSRVVFGKPADVAIGEELTRSNIKRALLVSSRTLSRKEEAAKKIGAAMKGTLIDIYDDIEPHAPLPSVLKLAGVMREERPDIVVTLGGGSVIDTVKVASLAKEANATTPEELITLRAVVNEAGEQVSPFQPDSLIRQIDVPTTLSGAEFGIIGGGVDTERNVKDIYKHPKLCAETIIYDPELARLTPNDLWISTGMRAVDHAVETIQSRGAFAFTDGPALNALRLFGANLKAGDQKSMDLGALQSCQLAVWSSTIGLGRIPYGGSHGMGHQLGAISGVPHGLCSCVLLPAVLKYNEGMAPEKDALISAALGTPDLTASEAVRTLIRHLDLPDDLQSVGVKREDLEKIAAASLGTYFVENNLRPIRSVDDAMAILDVAWTSD from the coding sequence ATGAGCCCTATGCAGGTTGGAACCTATGACTTCCTGAATCAGTCCCGCGTTGTCTTTGGCAAACCCGCAGACGTTGCTATCGGCGAAGAACTCACCCGGTCAAACATCAAACGCGCCCTCCTCGTCTCATCGAGAACGCTGAGCAGGAAGGAAGAAGCGGCAAAGAAGATCGGTGCGGCCATGAAAGGTACGCTCATCGACATCTATGATGACATTGAGCCCCATGCGCCGCTGCCCAGTGTGTTGAAGCTTGCAGGCGTGATGCGGGAAGAGCGCCCTGATATTGTCGTGACCCTGGGAGGTGGTAGCGTCATCGACACGGTGAAAGTTGCAAGCCTTGCCAAGGAAGCAAATGCCACGACACCGGAAGAACTCATTACCCTACGGGCTGTGGTAAACGAGGCGGGAGAACAGGTTTCCCCCTTCCAACCGGATAGCCTTATCCGTCAAATCGACGTACCGACCACTCTCTCCGGCGCCGAGTTCGGCATTATCGGCGGCGGCGTCGATACCGAGCGAAACGTCAAAGATATTTACAAGCATCCAAAGCTCTGCGCAGAAACCATCATCTACGATCCGGAGCTGGCACGCCTCACACCGAATGACCTCTGGATATCGACAGGCATGCGCGCCGTTGACCACGCGGTTGAAACCATTCAGTCCCGCGGCGCCTTTGCCTTTACCGATGGCCCCGCGCTCAATGCTCTGCGGCTCTTCGGTGCCAACCTGAAAGCTGGCGATCAAAAATCCATGGATCTGGGTGCGCTCCAGTCCTGTCAGCTGGCCGTCTGGTCTTCAACCATAGGTCTCGGTCGCATCCCCTATGGTGGTAGCCACGGCATGGGCCATCAGCTTGGGGCGATATCCGGCGTGCCGCATGGCTTATGTTCATGCGTGCTGCTCCCAGCTGTCCTCAAATACAATGAAGGTATGGCGCCTGAAAAGGACGCGCTTATCAGTGCTGCGCTTGGCACGCCCGATCTCACGGCTTCAGAAGCTGTCAGAACACTTATTCGGCACCTCGATCTTCCTGATGATCTTCAGTCGGTTGGCGTGAAGCGCGAAGATCTCGAAAAAATCGCCGCGGCAAGCCTCGGAACCTATTTCGTCGAAAACAACCTTCGCCCCATTCGGTCTGTTGATGACGCCATGGCCATTCTGGACGTCGCCTGGACGTCCGACTGA
- the hsaA gene encoding flavin-dependent monooxygenase, oxygenase subunit HsaA, whose translation MQQTASQTAEGLTPEDFIEQAHSLVPLLREKAREAEAARRPLDEVIDAVRATDLFSMMVPKRYGGHEADMDTFFEVSLILSRADASMGWLIGFYIEHAFWFCHFPQSVQDEIFGDADHILAPAALNPAGGMAREVEGGYQLSGQWAWGTGIIHATWVMAGCLMTKEDGSINPMFFILPREDVEAVDTWHIAGMCGTGSWDFKIDDKFVPEGRARPFLDLVSLSTGIMDRYDAPIYKTPMMVLLTFAAAAPCLGAAQAALTAYQDQIKAKMETAGPELDHAKLALIADAALTLEAAELMMRDVLRDVMEQRNTATIETRSKWAARISHGVFLCRDAVAKIGTSAGASGNFLDNPIQRSVRDINAASCHVVFNREARYCDFGQLLFDQPIKNFLV comes from the coding sequence ATGCAACAAACAGCATCACAGACCGCCGAGGGTCTCACCCCCGAGGACTTCATCGAGCAAGCTCACAGCCTGGTGCCACTGCTGCGGGAAAAAGCACGCGAAGCCGAAGCAGCCCGCCGCCCTCTTGACGAGGTCATTGATGCTGTTCGCGCAACCGATCTGTTCTCCATGATGGTGCCGAAACGCTATGGCGGGCACGAAGCCGATATGGACACCTTTTTTGAGGTCTCATTGATCCTTTCGCGCGCCGACGCGTCGATGGGATGGCTGATCGGTTTCTATATCGAGCACGCCTTCTGGTTCTGCCACTTCCCGCAATCCGTTCAGGATGAAATTTTCGGTGATGCCGACCATATCCTTGCGCCCGCTGCGCTGAACCCGGCAGGTGGCATGGCCCGCGAAGTTGAGGGCGGCTACCAGCTCTCTGGCCAATGGGCCTGGGGCACAGGCATCATACATGCGACATGGGTGATGGCGGGCTGTCTCATGACGAAGGAAGACGGGTCTATCAACCCCATGTTCTTCATTCTGCCGCGCGAAGATGTGGAAGCCGTAGACACGTGGCACATAGCTGGAATGTGCGGAACCGGCTCCTGGGATTTCAAGATCGATGACAAGTTCGTTCCCGAAGGCCGCGCCCGGCCCTTCCTGGACCTTGTCTCCCTGAGCACGGGCATCATGGATCGATACGACGCCCCAATCTACAAAACACCCATGATGGTGCTTCTCACCTTCGCAGCCGCGGCGCCGTGCCTTGGCGCGGCCCAGGCGGCGCTGACCGCCTATCAGGACCAGATCAAAGCGAAGATGGAAACGGCCGGGCCCGAGCTCGACCACGCGAAACTTGCCCTGATCGCCGACGCCGCGCTGACGCTGGAGGCCGCAGAATTGATGATGCGGGATGTGCTGCGCGACGTTATGGAACAGCGCAACACTGCAACCATCGAAACGCGGAGCAAGTGGGCGGCGCGCATCTCGCATGGTGTTTTCCTGTGCCGGGACGCCGTTGCAAAGATCGGCACCTCTGCCGGGGCGAGCGGCAACTTTCTCGACAACCCGATCCAGAGATCAGTGCGCGACATCAACGCGGCCTCCTGCCATGTCGTTTTTAACCGGGAGGCACGTTACTGCGATTTCGGACAGCTTCTCTTCGACCAGCCCATCAAGAATTTTCTTGTATGA
- the azoR gene encoding FMN-dependent NADH-azoreductase: protein MTKLLYIEASPRKDQSYSSQVANEFLDVYTAENPDHEIEHLPLFEVDLPDFAAEGATQKMDNLMDVIAGGSGIGNVGEWAGVLSEIERLKSADKVLLSAPMWNYSIPYRLKHWIDLVVHVGATVLVNDKFEYIGQITDRPLQMVLASGSPYEMRFPLETDGLKTDFQRVYLDHIFRFVGFTDIRLIKVQPMGLPGPDLDEALATSKAAARDAAKIF from the coding sequence ATGACCAAACTCCTCTATATCGAAGCCAGTCCGCGAAAAGACCAGTCATACTCGTCGCAGGTCGCAAACGAGTTTCTCGACGTTTACACAGCGGAGAACCCGGATCACGAGATCGAACACCTGCCGCTCTTCGAAGTTGACCTGCCCGACTTTGCCGCAGAAGGGGCAACCCAGAAGATGGACAACCTTATGGACGTCATCGCCGGTGGGTCGGGCATCGGCAATGTCGGCGAATGGGCTGGCGTATTGAGCGAGATTGAGCGCCTCAAATCCGCTGACAAAGTTTTGCTGTCTGCCCCGATGTGGAACTACTCCATCCCTTACCGGCTTAAGCACTGGATTGACCTTGTCGTACATGTGGGTGCGACGGTTCTGGTGAATGACAAGTTTGAGTATATCGGACAGATCACGGACCGTCCGCTGCAGATGGTTCTGGCCAGCGGCAGCCCCTATGAGATGCGCTTCCCGCTCGAGACGGACGGTCTGAAAACCGACTTCCAGCGCGTCTATCTGGATCACATTTTCCGGTTTGTGGGGTTCACCGATATCCGGCTCATCAAGGTACAGCCGATGGGATTGCCCGGTCCCGATCTGGATGAAGCTTTAGCCACAAGCAAGGCAGCAGCCCGCGACGCAGCAAAAATCTTCTAG
- the atsA gene encoding arylsulfatase, with protein MNKILKVLGVVGLLAVWLAPAHAETSQKPNFLVIVADDLGWSDLGFLGSSIRTPNLDALAQQGVFMSHFYVAPTCSPTRSMLMTGVSNQAAGLGTMHGMQSPNQVGQQEYAAQLHDQVLTVAEMLQAHDYVTSMTGKWHLALDSDQYPNRRGFDHSFGLIQGGASHFADQMQLHVAEDVTYHENGEAIDLPDDFYSTTAYTDKMIEFIDKSGSSPFFAYVAYTAPHDPLQVPDAWLDEYAGVFDAGPADFKERRRQRLVELGIVPAKAEMAETLNFPSWLPSYKRPWAERPADEQQADTRRMEIYASMVELMDQEIGRLLAHLEANGKLENTYVMFLSDNGASTTTPLVYLHNTREWVHENFDLSVDQMGHQASFTTMGRDWANVSNTPFRMFKGSVAEGGVRSPLIVSGPTLESNLINPAPGHVIDIVPTIFDLADIETDRHPLYEGKLLPRGETLVPLLRDGTTGSERILVTELFGSRMVRQSKWKAVYFGPPLGDETWQLYDIVADPSATTDLAADHPEILNRLETAYDDFAAENNVIPPNPPLTMRVDSFYEGECNWWCNIRFQLTNLIIN; from the coding sequence ATGAACAAAATCCTGAAAGTACTTGGCGTTGTCGGTCTTCTGGCGGTTTGGCTGGCGCCCGCTCACGCCGAAACCAGTCAGAAACCAAACTTTTTGGTCATCGTCGCAGACGATCTTGGGTGGTCAGACCTGGGATTTCTCGGCAGCTCAATCCGGACACCGAACCTGGATGCACTGGCGCAGCAGGGTGTTTTCATGTCTCATTTTTACGTCGCGCCGACATGCTCTCCGACACGGTCAATGCTCATGACAGGCGTAAGCAACCAGGCCGCCGGTCTGGGAACGATGCATGGGATGCAATCACCCAATCAGGTAGGCCAGCAAGAGTATGCCGCCCAATTGCATGATCAAGTTTTGACCGTCGCGGAAATGTTGCAGGCGCACGACTATGTAACATCCATGACAGGCAAGTGGCATCTGGCGCTCGACTCAGATCAGTATCCGAACCGGAGAGGTTTTGATCATTCGTTTGGTTTGATCCAGGGTGGCGCCAGTCATTTTGCGGACCAGATGCAACTCCATGTCGCTGAGGATGTGACGTATCATGAAAACGGAGAAGCCATCGATCTGCCCGACGATTTCTACTCGACGACTGCGTACACCGACAAAATGATCGAATTTATAGACAAGTCGGGTTCCTCTCCGTTCTTTGCCTATGTCGCCTACACAGCGCCACACGACCCACTCCAAGTGCCCGACGCGTGGTTAGACGAATATGCAGGTGTTTTTGATGCTGGCCCCGCGGACTTCAAGGAAAGGCGTCGGCAACGGTTGGTAGAACTCGGGATAGTTCCAGCCAAAGCGGAGATGGCCGAGACGTTGAATTTTCCATCATGGCTTCCGTCTTACAAACGTCCCTGGGCAGAACGACCAGCTGATGAGCAACAGGCCGATACGCGCCGCATGGAAATCTACGCATCAATGGTCGAGTTGATGGATCAGGAAATCGGCAGATTGCTGGCTCACCTTGAAGCAAACGGCAAACTCGAGAACACCTACGTGATGTTTCTTTCCGACAATGGCGCTTCAACGACAACACCACTGGTCTACCTACACAATACGCGAGAATGGGTACACGAGAACTTTGACCTCAGCGTCGATCAGATGGGACACCAAGCAAGCTTCACAACCATGGGACGCGATTGGGCAAACGTCAGCAATACCCCATTCAGAATGTTCAAAGGAAGCGTTGCCGAAGGGGGTGTCCGGTCACCGCTCATCGTTTCAGGTCCTACTCTTGAGAGTAACCTGATTAACCCTGCCCCAGGCCACGTCATCGACATCGTACCGACAATTTTCGACTTGGCCGACATCGAGACCGATCGGCACCCTCTTTACGAAGGAAAATTGCTTCCGCGCGGCGAGACCCTGGTTCCGTTGTTGCGGGATGGGACGACAGGCAGCGAGCGCATTTTGGTCACAGAGCTCTTCGGCAGCCGAATGGTTCGCCAGAGCAAATGGAAAGCGGTCTACTTTGGTCCGCCTTTGGGAGATGAGACATGGCAGCTGTATGACATCGTTGCCGACCCAAGCGCCACAACGGACCTCGCCGCCGACCATCCAGAGATTTTGAACCGCTTAGAGACTGCGTATGATGACTTCGCTGCGGAAAACAATGTCATTCCGCCGAACCCACCCCTCACAATGCGAGTCGACTCTTTTTACGAAGGTGAATGCAACTGGTGGTGCAACATCCGGTTTCAGCTCACCAATTTGATCATCAATTAG